The genome window GTCCACCGTGAACCCGTGGTTCATCGACGTGATCTCCACCTTGCCGGTCTCCAGGTCCTTCACCGGGTGATTCGCGCCATGATGGCCGTGATTCATCTTCACAGTGCGGGCCCCCAGGGCGAGCGCGAGCATCTGGTGGCCGAGGCAGATGCCGAACACCGGCATGCCGCTCTGCTCCATCACCGAGCGGATCATCGGCACGGCATACTCGCCGGTGGCGGCGGGGTCTCCGGGGCCGTTGGAGAGAAACAGGCCCTCGGGATCATGCGCCAGCACGTCCTCGGCGGTGGCGCTGGCCGGCAGCACCGTCACGTCACAGCCCGCGGAGGCGAGGCAGCGCAGGATGTTGCGCTTCGCACCGTAGTCGATGGCGACGACGCGGCGGCCTTCGCCCTCCCGCGGGCGATAGCCCTCGGGCCAGGACCAGCGCATCTCGTTCCAGCGGTAGGACTGGGCGCAGGTGACCTCACGCGCGAGGTCGGCGCCCACCATCCCCTTGAAGGAGCGGGCTTTCTGGAGCAGGTCCTCCACGTCGAACACGCCGTCCGGATTGTGCTGGAGGGCAACGTGCGGGATGCCCTGCAGCCGGATCAGCCGGGTGAGGCGGCGGGTGTCGATGCCACCGATGGCGATGCGGCCGCGGCGGGCCAGCCAGTCCGGCAGGTCACCGGCGCTGCGCCAGTTCGAGGGCTCCGTCGGGTCCCATTTCACCACCATTCCGGCGGCCACGGGCTCGGTGGTTTCGTCATCCTCGTCGTTCACGCCGGTGTTGCCGATGTGGGGGAAGGTGAAGGTGACGATCTGGCCGGCGTAGGACGGATCGGTCATGATCTCCTGATAGCCGGTCATCGCAGTGTTGAAGCACAGTTCGGCCACGGTGGTGCCTGTCGCCCCGAAGCCTCGGCCGTAGAAAATCGAGCCATCGGCGAGAACGAGACAGGCAGTGGGCTTTCCGATGGGGCCTGGGCGGGTCATGTGCATACCTTTCGCGCGGATTCGGCGGAACCTATTGAGGCGGAGAGTGAAGGTCAACACCGGACTCCGAATATAATTTACCTTTTGTTTACAACTGCTTGCTGCAGCGCAATGTCATTGTGACTGTCCGGGGATTCCTGTAAAATCCTCCTCTTCTGGGGACGGCTTGCCGTCGGAGGGAACGAGGAACACGATGCGCGAGCGTCTTACCAAGGCAATGAAGGAGGCGATGGTGTCCAAGGACGCCACCCGCCTCTCGACGATCCGTCTGATCAACGCGGCCATCAAGGACCGCGACATCGCAGCCCGCACGGGGGATGGGTCGGACAACGGGGTCAGCGATGCCGAGATACTGGGTATCCTCGGGCGCATGATCAAGCAGCGCCAGGAAAGTGCGCGGCTTTACGAGGAAGGTGGCCGGCTGGAACTGGCCGAGCAGGAGCGCTCCGAGATCGCGGTGATCGAGGAATTCCTCCCGCGCCGGCTCGATGACGCGGAGGTGGAAGCGGCCGTGAAGCAGGCGGTGGCCCAGACCCAGGCGCATTCCATCCGCGACATGGGCAAGGTGATGGGGATCCTGAAATCCCAGTACGCCGGCCAGATGGACTTCGCGAAGGCCGGTGCCGCGGTGCGTGCAGCGCTCGGCTGAGCGGCTGCTGACCGGGGACAGAGTGCGGCAGGGGCCGCGGCGTCATGCGCCGCGGCCCCTTTCGTTGCGCGGAGCGCTGTCGGCCGGAAACGGTCCTGCCCGAGGTGAGGGCAAGGGGGTCGGGCGCTCCGGTGCCGGCGGGGGCGCGCGGGGTGGGCGACAGGTTACCCGCGGCCCTGGTCCGGTTCCGGGCAGGTCGGGGCGGCGATGGCGCGGGCGATGGCGCGGGTCAGTTCGTCATGCAGGCTCTTGCGCTCCTCGGCGGAAAGGAAGGCACCGAGCTCGATGCGGCGGCCGCTGCCGGAGAGGGTGAGATAATTCTCCAGCCGGCCCTCGGGGGCGATGTCGATCCGCACCCAGTAGGGATTCGCGTGCCAGTGGCGGACCTGGCCGCCGGGGTCGCGCCGCTCCACGGTGAGGAGATCGGGCCAGAGCTTCAGTTCCTCGGTGATGCGCGCGTCGCGATAATTGCGGCGCATGAAGGCCCAGAGCAGGGCCACGTGCAGGCCGGCGAAGGGCAGCATGACCCAGAGCGCCGACGTGCCGACGAAGGCCGCGAGCGGGATCAGGTAGACCAGCGATGTGAGCAGGATGAGCAGCCGGAAACCGCGCTGGCTGAGCGAGCGGTGTGGCCAGAGCAGCGCCGTGTAGAGCGGCGCGCTGTCCCGGAAGGGAAGGGCCGGAGCCACGGGGGCTCCGGCCGGTTGTGATGGGGTGGTGTCTACCACCGCGCGCATCCCTCAGTGGTGTTTCTGGTGGTCCCACATGTCCGGGGTCGGCAGGGTCTCGAACGTGTGCTCCGGCGGCGGGTTCGGAAGGGTCCATTCCAGGGTATCCGCCGACGGGCCCCAGTAGGAATTCTCCGTCACGCGCTGGCCGCGGGTGAGCGTGTAGAACACGATGCCGATGAAGAGCAGGAACGAGGCGAAGGAAATGAACGCGCCGATCGAGGAGACCATGTTCCAGAGCGCGAACTGCTCCGGATAGTCGATGTAGCGGCGCGGCATGCCCTGGTAGCCGAGGAAGTGCTGCGGGAAGAAGGTGAGGTTCGCCCCGATGAACATCATCCAGAAATGCACCTTGCCCCAGAATTCCGGGTACTGGCGGCCGGACATCTTGCCGATCCAGTAGTAGACGCCGGCGAAGATGCAGAACACCGCGCCGAGGCTCATCACGTAGTGGAAATGCGCCACCACGTAGTAGGTGTCATGCATGGCCCGGTCGATGGCCGCCTGGCTGAGCACCACGCCGGTCACGCCGCCCACGGTGAACAGGAACAGGAAGCCGAAGGCCCAGAGCATGGGCGTCTTGAGCTCGATGGAGCCGCCCCACATGGTCGCGATCCAGGAGAAGATCTTGATGCCGGTGGGCACCGCGATCACCATCGTCGCCATCATGAAGTAGCTCTGCTGGGTGACGGACATGCCCACGGTGTACATGTGGTGCGCCCAGACCACGAAGCCCAGCACGCCGATGCCGACCATGGCCCAGACCATCGGCAGGTAGCCGAAGATCGGCTTCTTCGAGAAGGTCGAGATCACGTGGCTGATGATGCCGAAGCCCGGCACGATGATCATGTAGACTTCCGGATGGCCGAAGAACCACAGCAGGTGCTGGTAGAGCACCGGATCTCCGCCGCCATCGGGCTGGAAGAAGGTGGTGCCGAAGTTCCGGTCGGTCAGCAGCATGGTGATGGCGCCGGCCAGCACGGGCAGGGAGAACAGGATCAGGAAGGCCGTGACCAGGATCGACCAGGCGAAGAGCGGCGCCTTGAAGATGGTCATGCCCGGGGCGCGCATGTTCAGGAAGGTGGTGATGATGTTGATGGCGCCGAGGATGGAGGAGGCGCCGGAGACATGCACCGCGAAGATGGCGAGGTCGGTCGAATAGCCGCCCTCCTGGGTCGACAGCGGCGCGTAGAGCACCCAGCCGATGCCCGACCCCATCTGCCCGTTGCCCCCCGGCGAGACCACCGAGAGCACCGCCAGCGTGCAGCCGCAGACGTAGAGCCAGTAGGAGAGGTTGTTCAGCCGCGGGAACGCCATGTCCGGCGCGCCGATCATCAGCGGCATGAAATAGTTGCCGAAGCCGCCGAAGAGCGCGGGAATCACCACGAAGAACATCATCAGGATGCCGTGGGCGGTGATGATCACGTTCCAGAGATGGCCATTGGGCGAGCCGTCTTCGAAGGTCATGTACTGCACGCCCGGCTGCATCAGCTCCAGGCGCATGTACACGGTAAAGGCCACCGAGATGAACCCGATCACACCTGCGGTGAACAGGTAGAGGATCCCGATATCCTTATGATTTGTGGACATGAACCAGCGGGTGAACCACCCCCGGTTGTCCTCATGGGCATGTACGGCTGCGTCGGCCATTATTCACTCCCTGCCACGTTGCTCTGCCTGCCGACTCGCACACGCTGCCACGTGCACGAGTCCACAACTTGGTCCGACATTTACTCCGGTCCTCCTGGCGGCTCAATTGGCACGTTCGCCGCATGCCGGTTGATCCGGAGTTAACATTGCGCAGAAACACTAGCACAGCCCGGAGTTTTGCCGAAGCCCCAGCAGGGGGAGCGCAATGGACGCCCCGTTCCGCGGCCTCAGGGCGTGCGTTACCGGTCGGAGCGCCGGGGCGGACCGGCCGGGGGCTGCTCTGCCGTGCCGAAGATGCGCAGGAAGCTGGCCTGCAGGGCCAGGTCGAGGTCCGGCATGGCCGCCGGGATGCCGAGGTCTGCCAGGCTCGTCACGCCGCGATCTCGGATGCCGCAGGGCACGATGCCGTCGAAATGGCTCAGGTCCGGCTCCAGATTGATCGAGATGCCGTGAAAGCTCACCCAGCGGCGCAGGCGCAGGCCGATGGCGGCGATCTTGTCCTCGGCGGGCGCGCCGTCGGGCAGGGGCGGGCGCTCCGGGCGCACCACCCAGATGCCGACACGCCCCTCCCGGCGCTCCCCGCGCACGCCGAAGCTTGCGAGAGTGTCGATCACCCATTCCTCCAGCAGCCACACGAAGCGGCGCAGGTCCCGCCCGCGCCGGTTCAGGTCGAGCATCACGTAGGCCACGCGCTGGCCGGGGCCGTGATAGGTGTATTCGCCGCCGCGCCGGGCCGGGAACACCGGGAACCGGTCGGGCTGGGTGAGGTCCTCCGGCCGGGCCGAGGTGCCGGCGGTGTAGAGCGGCGGGTGTTCGAGCAGCCAGACCAGTTCCGGGGCCGTCCCGGCGACGATGGCGTCCACCCG of Paroceanicella profunda contains these proteins:
- the carA gene encoding glutamine-hydrolyzing carbamoyl-phosphate synthase small subunit translates to MHMTRPGPIGKPTACLVLADGSIFYGRGFGATGTTVAELCFNTAMTGYQEIMTDPSYAGQIVTFTFPHIGNTGVNDEDDETTEPVAAGMVVKWDPTEPSNWRSAGDLPDWLARRGRIAIGGIDTRRLTRLIRLQGIPHVALQHNPDGVFDVEDLLQKARSFKGMVGADLAREVTCAQSYRWNEMRWSWPEGYRPREGEGRRVVAIDYGAKRNILRCLASAGCDVTVLPASATAEDVLAHDPEGLFLSNGPGDPAATGEYAVPMIRSVMEQSGMPVFGICLGHQMLALALGARTVKMNHGHHGANHPVKDLETGKVEITSMNHGFTVDSQTLPEGVKETHVSLFDGSNCGIRMRDRPVFSVQYHPEASPGPMDSSYLFERFVAAM
- a CDS encoding GatB/YqeY domain-containing protein; this translates as MRERLTKAMKEAMVSKDATRLSTIRLINAAIKDRDIAARTGDGSDNGVSDAEILGILGRMIKQRQESARLYEEGGRLELAEQERSEIAVIEEFLPRRLDDAEVEAAVKQAVAQTQAHSIRDMGKVMGILKSQYAGQMDFAKAGAAVRAALG
- a CDS encoding DUF2244 domain-containing protein, encoding MAPALPFRDSAPLYTALLWPHRSLSQRGFRLLILLTSLVYLIPLAAFVGTSALWVMLPFAGLHVALLWAFMRRNYRDARITEELKLWPDLLTVERRDPGGQVRHWHANPYWVRIDIAPEGRLENYLTLSGSGRRIELGAFLSAEERKSLHDELTRAIARAIAAPTCPEPDQGRG
- the ctaD gene encoding cytochrome c oxidase subunit I, giving the protein MADAAVHAHEDNRGWFTRWFMSTNHKDIGILYLFTAGVIGFISVAFTVYMRLELMQPGVQYMTFEDGSPNGHLWNVIITAHGILMMFFVVIPALFGGFGNYFMPLMIGAPDMAFPRLNNLSYWLYVCGCTLAVLSVVSPGGNGQMGSGIGWVLYAPLSTQEGGYSTDLAIFAVHVSGASSILGAINIITTFLNMRAPGMTIFKAPLFAWSILVTAFLILFSLPVLAGAITMLLTDRNFGTTFFQPDGGGDPVLYQHLLWFFGHPEVYMIIVPGFGIISHVISTFSKKPIFGYLPMVWAMVGIGVLGFVVWAHHMYTVGMSVTQQSYFMMATMVIAVPTGIKIFSWIATMWGGSIELKTPMLWAFGFLFLFTVGGVTGVVLSQAAIDRAMHDTYYVVAHFHYVMSLGAVFCIFAGVYYWIGKMSGRQYPEFWGKVHFWMMFIGANLTFFPQHFLGYQGMPRRYIDYPEQFALWNMVSSIGAFISFASFLLFIGIVFYTLTRGQRVTENSYWGPSADTLEWTLPNPPPEHTFETLPTPDMWDHQKHH
- the lipB gene encoding lipoyl(octanoyl) transferase LipB, giving the protein MNEVPPRSAVAPAPEWRVEDRPVSYPEALAVMEARVDAIVAGTAPELVWLLEHPPLYTAGTSARPEDLTQPDRFPVFPARRGGEYTYHGPGQRVAYVMLDLNRRGRDLRRFVWLLEEWVIDTLASFGVRGERREGRVGIWVVRPERPPLPDGAPAEDKIAAIGLRLRRWVSFHGISINLEPDLSHFDGIVPCGIRDRGVTSLADLGIPAAMPDLDLALQASFLRIFGTAEQPPAGPPRRSDR